The Spinacia oleracea cultivar Varoflay chromosome 2, BTI_SOV_V1, whole genome shotgun sequence DNA segment ttactaaaataaacttTGAATTGATTTAATACAACTTTTTTAATATAGTAGATTTAGATTATGCTTAAGTTTTAGTTAATACGAATTACATCGTAATAATTAAATCGTAGGGCATGTTTAGATTGGAGGTAATGTATTAAgaggtaataaaagtcaaactaaaaataataatgtaATAGAAGGTGATGGTGAAGGAATGAAGTGGTGACAAAGAGAATAAGTTAGTATTggtaagaagaagaaaaaaaaaagcaaatggGAAATAGTTACCCTCATTGGGGGTAATGGTTACAAACTATTCCGTTAAGGTGATTATTACCCTCGTTTGGGGTAATAGCTTACCCCTCCTCCTTTCTTCTCACAACATCACCACTTCTCATTATAGTACCACCACATCATGCATCCtccttacaagttacaactaCCCCAATTCatcttaattttttattattaaggtgatgacttttattaccccttaATTTATTACTCCCATATCAATCATGCCCATAATACAACTTGTTCCTTATCCATCCTCAAATACGAAAGACTTCGTATGTCTTTTTCAAGATGAgcaaaataataaaagtaaaagcCTTTGTACTCCGTACGTAATTCTAGTTGTACCTAACAAATTGCTAAAACTGTAAAAGTATGGTGATCTAATTCTCTATCGGATAATAGTCATAATACTATAACCAAATTTGTCAAATCCATAAGCAAACACAagttcatgtttattttggggCGGCTATCTAATTCTCTATCGGATAATTTCCTATGTATTACTGATTGTACTTTAAAATGAGGTATCTCTTTGCCTTGTATGGATATAAATGAGTACTTGTTACAATCGATTGTACGATGAAGAAGCTCAAGATACTGTTGTTATTACCGTAccttcagtttttttttttatttgtttaattagattGTGTCACATTTTCCAACTCGATTTTTTTGTACAACAACAGACAAGTATTCAGTTAAAGGTGAGTTTATCCCAAATCTTAAGTTGAGTCTCAAGTCTAAATCTTGGGATAATGTGTTAAAAAACTACAACAAGTCTTGAagtaagtttgaaaattcaagactcacTCGAGACTCAAGACTTCACTTTTTCTCCAaccaaataaaattatatcagaTCGTCATACTTTATCCTATTTAATATTCTTTTTAAGAGTTTAGTTGAGTATGAGGCGAGTATGGGTataatgtgtaaaaatagggAGAGTCTTATGTGAGTCTAAATAATGAAAAACATCATTGAAAAACTGATGTGACAGAGTATGACGATTGAAGGTGAATTTGAGGAATAAACTCACCCTAAATTGATTTCTTAGAGTAGTACGGAGTATGTAATAAAAATCCCCATAGTACTGTATTAATTTGTGGTTGCGTATTGGGAATGGCATTGGAATGAGGAAGGACCAAACACAAGGCCGCCCTTTGCACTTGCTTTGAGAATTGAGATGGCTTCTCCATTATCAAATTCCACGCATCAGGTGTTCCGATACACTTATCCTTGAGCCTATGTGTGCCGGACACAGCACGTGGGAcaatgtattttttatttatttttctttcttgtgaGGAGAAGACATTCTATTAAATCAAAATTTTCCATAGATCAATTTCTATTCGGGATTCTCGAATTGTAATTAGTTATGTTAGCAATGAATAATTCTAGGGAAAATTACTTGTAACATCATGATTTATGTtatattttaatcattaaatcaAAACTTACACTATTGTCACTATAGCCTTGAAATTCGAACTACCGAAAAAGTGGCATGCCAAGAATCTTGTTTTTCaaccttttttttgttttgtttacaTCGAGTTAAACTTGTATTAAACGAAAGATCGAGTTAACGAATTACaaaacttataggaccttatttaacTTCCTTAAGTCTTATATGTGACCAGCCACACTATTAACTTGATGGTGTAACAtgttcacacttataaataagtCCAATATGTTTAAAGccataaaataaagtaacatcaacgtacaaataaagtaacatcagcatagaaaataaagtaacatcagtatATACAAAGAACCTGTAAcctgaaattgaagaaaatgcaataaaacaagaaaagtaacatcgaatacaatgtataaataataccagcatagaaagtcaagtaacactcgtctatacaaggaacttcTAACATGAAACTGAAGAAACTGCACTAACTAAAAGTAACATCGACATAAAAAGTCcagtaacaccagtctatataAGGAACCTCGAACAAGAAATTGtagtaaaacaagaaaataacaacGAATATAACGTATAAGTAACATtatcatagaaaataaagtaacaccagtctatatacaagtaacctctaacatgaaatcggaataaaacaagaaaagtaacaacgaatacaGTGTATAAGTAACACTAGTATACGAAATCAAGTAACACGAGCATAGAAAATCAAGTAACACCAGTTTATACAAGGAACatctaacatgaaattcaagaaactgcagtaaaacaagaaaagtaacagcgaatacaatgtataagtaacaccagtaTATAAAGTTAAGTAACACGTGCAATAACTTTTTTCATATTAGTTGCgagcgtcacaccatcaagttgatggtgtagCTGGTCACACATGAAACGCACTTATTtaacttataagaccttattagacttttatttaaagtttattagacTATTACTAAACTTTTAACCATAAGAATATTGATAATAGTTGATtgcaaatattaataaatgtaaattaATAAAGTAATTATTCCGTATTATTTAAGTTTTATACCATTTAAGGTATCATAACACCATTATTCTACATTTTgttaaaataaaagtaaaaagttTTTCTATAACAGTTACCAAAGGTCTTGCACACCCTAATTGCACGATAAATCTATCGTATATCGGGATAAGTTGTACCCAGCTTTAGTAATTTTTGAcatattttgattaactttaatgttataattttttattttaaaatgttaCATTTGTACTTCATTTCCTAAATGTTTTCCATGTTTCCTTTTAAAATGTCACAAAATtatcttctaatttcttttctttcccttTTAATCTCCTCTACGCGATTTGTGTGCTCATAACCTTGTAATTCTATTGATTTAACAATAAAAGACCTTGTAATCCCATAAGTTTGGGTGGATTAATTAGTTGGTACTTTTACTCCTTAAATTGTATTGGCTCACAATCCTTAATTACAACtgttttgttttcttgtgaaataggAAGCAGATAAACAACAAGTTCCCATGAAATTATAACAATGGCTGTTAATGTTGTAATTAATGTTTCTTTCTCCTTGATAACTGCGCACAATGACAAACGGTTTTAACATTTAGGGACAGAAAGTGTGCATAAATACCTTTTAGCAGGCCCGGCCCTAGGGGGTAGGCAAGGGGTGCGACCGCCTAGGGCCCAAGGCGGAAAGGGGCCCAAAATAATTGTCTATCCAGTAATTTAGCACTAGTAATAAACAACGCATTAAATACACATGTTATTTCTTTGGCTCATTGGTAGAAAGTAGGTTCTAAAGTTTTGATATCTACTAGAGGTCTAGGGTTCGACTCCCCTTACtgactcttttcttttctttttaaactttgtcaaaatttttattTCTGTGTTTTACATTGAGTTTATGTACGTAGTATATATTTGACTTTTAGTACTCAGTTCTAATTGATATAACTATATGTGAGCAAAAAAATGTTATTTGATGGACTATGGgtttataagttttaaaatagataagcattttaatgaagacaaaattaactgatatagttatatgctcaaaatgaacctttattttcaaaaaatatctaTGTACGCATATTAATTATCTTGTAATTAAgtgagtatttattttattgaaatatttcaagaaaTCGACTAGAGccagattttgaaattttaagatCCTGCAAAGGAGATATAGTaagtttttattgatttgaatttaacaatataatggattttacaaaaaaaaaagatattatttcagttaaagacgtactccgtattattttgaAAGGGGCCCAAATCCCTTATTTCGCCTAGGGCCTTCAAAATGTCAGGACCGGCCCTGCCTTTTAGAAGGGACAATTTTTATTAAAGCGGAAAATTTTATAGAATAAATACCTTTTACATAATGCCAGATAACTTTTAACTTTTTCAATTAAACTTTTATTCCAATATATataatacggatttttcatgaaatacccctcaattttcacgaaattcaccaaataccactcgactttcagaaattcaccaaatgcccctcacttTTGacataatacccaaactacccttacatTTAACAGACGTTAAGTCGCCACCTCCTTTAAACCGTTGTAGAAAAACTCAATTTTAGGGGTAAAAGTAGGGTCCATCTGACGGCCACTTCCCAAATTCCTCCCTTGCTACGGTCTTCATAACCTTGTTTGGCGGGGAAATTTCCAAATCTTGGcagcaaaaagaaaaacactTTTTTTCTAGTTTTACAATTAATTAACGTGTCTTTTACTCTTAATTTGTTCAATACTCCTTTTTAAGTCAAAGATTTGACCTAGCAAAATCTTTAATACTCTCTACATTTCTAAAAGATTACATCATTGTAATTTTTTGGAttaaactttaataactttgatcATGAATCCTCATTAATAtataagaaataatatagtTATATGAAATCTTGTTAGATTATTTCAGTgtatattttcgaaatattaactttttataatttttacacgtataaaattagagatatttGCGTTTTAACTCATGTATTGGAGACCGTAAAAAGTATAACTGGACAATCTTTAAAAAACGGAAGGAGTAACAAGAAAAAGTTACAATTTTCGAGCATTTTCAGTCTTCCAAGTATGATGTGATGTGTGAAACCTTAATTCAGTTTTTAATGGAGGACAAATACAACCCCATGTaatttaatacggagtacttctaATATTTGCAATTTTGCCACGAGCAGAGTGTGTAAGTCTATGATAATGGGTCTGTTTGGTAACTGGCTTCTTGCTAGCCTTTTCATTGGATTTTGGCTTTTAAATGTGGTCAAACAGTTACAAAACGTATTTGGTACGTAACTGACTTGTTGGTTGGCTGAAAAGCCAACTTTTCCGCGAAAAATAAAAAGCTAGTGTGTTACTAGATTTTTAGGGTTGACTTTTGGCTTCTCACTAtctaaattacttttctatcctTGTTTTCACTAATTaactaataataattaattaattaattaataattaataattaataattaaattattaatacaAGCCAACCTCCATAGTTAGTTAAGCAAGTCAACATTTTATAGCATGGATTATTAAAGATtattaacaaaatattcaataccttcttttttttttcaacattTCATAGCATGAAAAAGTGatgcaattttttttcaatattttttGTTGAGATTATTAGAGTAATGGATTTTACAGTTTGATATATCACTTAAGGGTCTTCTTCGTTGTCTTAATGATCCACGTGCATCATGTGACAACAACGGtcgttttctctctcaaaaTTGTTAATATGTTCATTCTTGCATTCCTCTGTACAAGTTGATCCATTTTTACGTCTTTATAGAACTGGCCGGTTTCGTACAAGTAATAAAATATCTCATAAATAAGTAAATGTATTTAATGAATAAGTTTAACATGTTTTCTTTAAATATGAAAAGATGGCGTTTAGCTTATTAATTTAAATAGATATTTTTAAAACGTCAAAATCGTCAAATTTTCCATTTAAAAGAGCATAAAATGTGTCGTAATAACTTATTTATAtcagtatattttattatgaaTTATATAATGTCAATATTTGTATGCAGAATAAAAATATTACGAATCATATTACAAAGTCGGAGCTAGGTGCTGGAGTTTTCGGGTTctgttttgtttcttttcttttgttctgTTTTGATACTTTGTTGTGTTTGTTATAATTTTCTAGCTTGATGTAGTTTTTCCTTTGCTTTGGGATTTATTACCTCCcttttcacaaaaaaataaattgaaacgTTGACTTAGACTCAAAAGTATAGTACCCAAGTTAAACAAATGCTATAAAATCGATAGCAATGGTGAATTTGGACTTTGCATTTCATGCCAATTAATTAAGAGTGTTAATCTTTTTTTACTTGAAACATGAATATGGAGTATACAATATATACtaagaaatattattttaattattcctTTTATCAAATTCCTAGGATCGTAACAAGCCGATTATATCAATCCGATCATATACTTGGCCTCACCAATTTAAAATAGGATACCAATCTGTATAAGATGTTAATTATCGATATTGGTTCTAGATTGTGTCAaggtaaaataataaaaagaaaaagaggacACCTTATTTAAATTACATGCAATCCGTAACTTTTAAAATGAAGGAATTAGATACCATCAACCATTCAAATTATTTGATAAAAGGAATCAATATAAACTTATAAACCGTGTAATTGCACGGGTTCTATACCAGtaacaagctaattgtcaaattagcttaccattAGAGATGCTTTAAGTAACTAAACTCTATACCtcgtcaaaaaaaaataaaaaaataaaaattaaactactcaataCAACGCGTTGATGAAAAAGTATTAATAGTTTAGTTCTGTTTGATGTTCTTCATTTTGACCAGAAATAAGACATTTCAACGCTTTGAACAACCCAACCTTATTCCTCATTGAATTGGAATTACTTGTATATGTTTGGACTAACCAAAGCCCTTTTCCTACTACTATCTTCTGCTTTCCTCTTTCTTTCCTTTGCCCGTCAAAAAGAGTTCAAGCTCAATCTTTTACAGCTCTATAacatttctctctttctctctcctcaaatgtTTAGTTTCTCACTAGCTGAAATCTCATAAATTTGTTCATTTTTTGATTCAAAGTTTTCTTCTTTTGCCCATTTCTAGTTGGGTTTTGCTGATTTTTGTCCCCATAAAACAAATTAAGGCTTATAATATCTGGGTATTTTTTCCTCAAATTCTGTCCCTTTTTCTCCCAGGTTAGCTCATTTTATGGTTTTTATCTTCTGTTTGTGTAAAAGTTTTATGTCATTTTGTTTGTGTTCTTGCTAAGTTCGTTCAGTTCACTGGTTTTTTCTGGGTGAATTTGTGTTTTGTTATTGAGAATTGCTTCTGAATCTTAAACAAATTGTTGCTGGCAGGTGGGTTTTCTCTCTTATCAGAGAAGAACAAATCATCCTTATGGTGTCTAAGGCATTATGTATCGTGATTTTAGTACTAATTTCTTATTTGATGCTAGCAGCAAGCAGCTCTAGTATTCATAATCACAACCCTTTTAATTCAAATGGTTCATATCTCGAATTACCCGAGCACAGCTTCAATACTAATGTCAATACTGTAATGTCTTCGGCTTCAGCTTCAGGCTGCAATAGTCTGTCCACATCTCTGAATCACAGCAATGGAGAATCAGAAAAAAGGGTAGTTGTCAGTGATGAGAATGGTGAGGTGAAGGCAGAGAAAACTGAGAAGCAACCATATTTAGTGAAACTCCCTTTAAGACATAGAACAGTTGGGAAAGAAGGGAGGAGGCAGTCAGTAATTGAGTCTACAATCAGAGACTTGAATCGAATTCATACTTTCCGGCGCAGGATTAATGAGAATAAGAACCAGAAAGCGAATTCAAGGGTACAGAATCATAGGCAATTACTGGAGGAACACCCAGCAGAAGAAGACCCTGATTTAAATGTGTTACAAGGACATCTTGTAGGCAGTTTGAAATCCGGGGTTAGTCTTGGTTCAGGGGAATACTTCATGGATGTGTATGTGGGTACTCCCCCTAAGCATTTCTCTCTGATAGTTGATACTGGAAGTGATCTTAATTGGATACAATGTGTACCGTGCTACGATTGTTTCGAGCAAAATGGGCCTCACTATGATCCAAAGAATTCGAAATCGTTTAAAAATATTGGTTGCCAAGATAGTCGGTGTGACCTTGTGAGCGCACCTGATCCTCCAGTGTCTTGCAAGGGTCAAAACCAAAGTTGTCCATACTTTTACTGGTATGGTGATAGTTCTAACACAACGGGAGATTTTTCCCTCGAAACTTTCACTGTGAACTTGACTTCTCCAAATGGGGAGTCCGAGTTTAAGAAGGTAGATAATGTAATGTTCGGTTGTGGGCATTGGAATCGCGGTCTCTTCCATGGAGCTGCAGGGTTGTTAGGACTTGGAAAAGGGCCACTGTCATTCTCCTCTCAGTTGCAATCTATATATGGGCATTCCTTTTCATACTGTTTGGTAGACAGAAATAGTGATCCTACTGTTAGTAGCAAGCTGATTTTTGGGGAGGACAAGGATCTGTTGAACCACCCAGAATTGAAATTCACTAAGCTAGTAAATGGTAAAGATAATCCAGTTGATACCTTTTACTATGTTGAGATAAAATCAATCTCAGTTGGAGGAGAAATGTTGAAAATACCAAAGGAGATGTGGGATTTTATGAAGGATGGCGGGGGTGGAACTATTATTGATTCAGGAACTACTCTTAGCTACTTTGTAGAACCGGCTTATGAGGTCATTAAAGCCGCGTTCATGAAGAATATCAACAAGTATCCATTGGTGTCAGACTTTCCTATCTTAAGTCCTTGCTACAATGTATCTGGGGTGGAGAATAACAAGCTGGATATGCCCAGTTTCAAAATACAGTTCAATGATGGAGCTGAGTGGAACTTTCCTGTTCAGAATTATTTCATTCGGGTTGATCAGGAGGTGGTGTGTTTGGCGATGCTGGGCACCAAAAGAACTGCCTTTTCTATCATCGGAAACTATCAGCAGCAGAATTTTCACATGTTGTACGACACAAAGCAATCCAGGCTAGGATATGCACCTACAAAATGTGCTGATGTCTGACAGAAGATTGCAGAGGAACATACATAGGAATTTTTTCACacatttattctttttcttagtGGAGTGTGGAGTATGTTGTTTTTTCAATCTTCTTTTTGTAGATTTGGGTTGTTTCACTTTCATTCATTCAGGTTAGATACACAGCAAATAGTTCCCTTAATTGCAAAGTTCAGCTAATTATACCAGACCTGTTTCATTAAATGTACAAATCCCTTAATGTTTCAGTTGATTCATGTACATCAACTGTTTCCCTTTCACCGATTTCTGTTTTGTTTATAAGGATAAGCTACCAACATAGAACAGAATATGACAGGAACTTAAATTTCATGATTTATCCATTATTCAGTTTTCATGTTATCTACAGCTTCTTTAAAGAAAAAGATACTAGCACACCAAGCCCAATGCTCCATTTGGCCCAACAACTCAACCCAtcacatatttaatatattatGCACATGGGTCTATTTAAAGACCTTCTAAACTTCATATTTCTTCCATGTGGGAGAATACTCCCACACTCACAAATAGAAGACTATTATCTAACACGCCCAAGGTAGAAGTGATCTCCCAGATCACATGCCCTCAAAATCAGGGCTCAGCAAGGCCCGAACAAAGGTACCCTGCCAAGCATAAACGATAAATAGAAGTACATCGCCGCCACACATCTGAATAGGCCAAATAACTGTTGGATACAAAAGTTGCTTTCTGATTCAGTATCATCCTCCATGTTGAAAAGTGTTGGTTTCACCTCTACGAGCTCTCTGCAATTCTAAAAAGTAGAGATATACAAGTGTATCAGTATTCAAAGGTTTTTAAGGAGAAAGTCCAGCCCAGGAGTGGTGGGCTGTTTCCAAAGCTCCTGTTATGGTTTCCTGTCTTTTCTAAGATATTGATCACAATCAACTATGATATCCACAAAGTAACACATGCATCcacagaaaaagaaaaaaaaaagaaaaaaaaagaaaaaaaaagaaaaaaaaaaggcaaatAGATGATATCACATGCATATCCAAAGAGCAGAGTTAAATTGTTTAAAACGATACAAGAATTATTTCTGCATATTAATCCTTTAGAAAATAGTTTCCTAAAAAATTTGCAGTCTCTTATAGTCTTATGAAGGATCAAGAAATACACTGTTAACTACAAAGACCAACTTAAGAAGCTAGATAACAATCCTTTACCCATACATTGGAGCatgttataacggatgcaaagaaagaataaagaacgtaataaagaacgcagagaatttaacgtggttcactaacaatgtgttagctacgtccacaggcagAGGGGAGAAAAtctttattgatcttgaggagtacagattacagaatacTACTAGATTATGACctagagagtttatatagtactctcta contains these protein-coding regions:
- the LOC110803800 gene encoding aspartyl protease family protein 2, whose amino-acid sequence is MVSKALCIVILVLISYLMLAASSSSIHNHNPFNSNGSYLELPEHSFNTNVNTVMSSASASGCNSLSTSLNHSNGESEKRVVVSDENGEVKAEKTEKQPYLVKLPLRHRTVGKEGRRQSVIESTIRDLNRIHTFRRRINENKNQKANSRVQNHRQLLEEHPAEEDPDLNVLQGHLVGSLKSGVSLGSGEYFMDVYVGTPPKHFSLIVDTGSDLNWIQCVPCYDCFEQNGPHYDPKNSKSFKNIGCQDSRCDLVSAPDPPVSCKGQNQSCPYFYWYGDSSNTTGDFSLETFTVNLTSPNGESEFKKVDNVMFGCGHWNRGLFHGAAGLLGLGKGPLSFSSQLQSIYGHSFSYCLVDRNSDPTVSSKLIFGEDKDLLNHPELKFTKLVNGKDNPVDTFYYVEIKSISVGGEMLKIPKEMWDFMKDGGGGTIIDSGTTLSYFVEPAYEVIKAAFMKNINKYPLVSDFPILSPCYNVSGVENNKLDMPSFKIQFNDGAEWNFPVQNYFIRVDQEVVCLAMLGTKRTAFSIIGNYQQQNFHMLYDTKQSRLGYAPTKCADV